One Nicotiana tomentosiformis chromosome 4, ASM39032v3, whole genome shotgun sequence genomic window carries:
- the LOC104105534 gene encoding receptor-like protein 15 — translation MSSLVSLDLSFNHFEGSVSSSIFSNLTSLKTLLLSDNRFDGLLLFSNFANLSNLESIDLSNNEFIVDTETPSWVPSFQLVSLNLRNTRLNQKYGHVIPTFISKQHKLKSLSLSYNALQGNVPSWLLYNNTLLMLSLRGNHLYGGIPASFQFQASSLLMLDVSDNCLGRTLPTNVLELFPDLRYLNLSNNALEGILPSFFDHLSKLEVLDLSDKLPVGKTFSNFKAE, via the coding sequence ATGAGTTCCTTGGTTTCTTTAGATCTTTCTTTTAATCATTTTGAGGGGAGTGTTTCTTCTTCCATATTCAGCAACCTGACTTCACTCAAGACCCTCCTTCTTTCAGACAATCGGTTTGATGGACTTCTCCTGTTTTCAAATTTTGCTAACCTCTCCAACCTTGAATCCATTGATCTTTCAAATAACGAGTTCATAGTTGACACTGAAACTCCATCTTGGGTCCCATCTTTTCAACTTGTATCCCTTAACCTACGAAATACTAGACTAAACCAGAAATATGGCCACGTAATTCCAACTTTCATTTCCAAACAACACAAGTTGAAGTCCCTGTCTTTGTCCTATAATGCCCTTCAAGGAAACGTTCCGTCCTGGTTGTTGTATAACAATACACTTCTTATGTTGTCTTTGAGAGGCAACCATTTGTATGGTGGAATTCCTGCATCTTTTCAGTTTCAAGCATCAAGTCTTCTGATGCTTGATGTATCAGATAATTGCTTGGGCCGTACACTTCCCACTAACGTGCTAGAGTTATTTCCAGACTTACGCTATCTTAACCTGTCAAATAACGCCCTCGAAGGCATCCTTCCTTCATTTTTTGACCATCTGTCAAAGTTAGAGGTCCTGGACCTTTCTGACAAACTTCCTGTGGGGAAAACTTTCTCCAACTTTAAGGCAGAATAA
- the LOC104105529 gene encoding small glutamine-rich tetratricopeptide repeat-containing protein 2-like, producing MDFSDSNMWRDLLLQAVLILATVFMFLFMYNIPQKFFSKLRLRNRADMQAKRHFVQGAQLLSQAKSSAAKDRSAAASLAKSAEAEADLAIALDPRDAAAHILKALALDLQGFKTSALDSIDIALSPLAVKSLSEPEKADALFKRAELRLAVSRRGQVDSVIEDLTESVRLKGDNVKAFCLLGDCYEKKGLTEEAQEVYEKALKVQPNFAPAREALDRLNSES from the coding sequence ATGGATTTCTCCGACAGCAACATGTGGCGTGATCTTCTACTTCAAGCAGTCCTAATTCTAGCTACAGTTTTCATGTTCCTTTTCATGTACAATATTCCCCAGAAATTCTTCTCGAAGCTTCGCCTACGAAACCGAGCCGATATGCAAGCGAAGCGCCATTTCGTCCAAGGAGCTCAGCTTCTTTCTCAAGCCAAATCATCCGCCGCCAAGGATCGATCCGCCGCCGCTTCGCTTGCCAAATCTGCTGAAGCCGAAGCTGACTTAGCCATCGCTTTAGACCCGAGAGATGCCGCGGCTCACATACTCAAGGCTTTAGCTCTCGATTTGCAGGGTTTTAAGACGTCAGCTCTTGATTCGATTGATATCGCGCTTTCGCCGCTCGCCGTGAAGTCGCTGTCGGAGCCGGAGAAAGCGGATGCTTTGTTTAAGCGAGCTGAGTTGAGACTCGCTGTGAGTCGACGCGGACAAGTTGACTCGGTCATTGAAGATTTGACTGAGTCAGTTCGTTTGAAGGGCGATAATGTTAAGGCTTTTTGTTTGTTGGGCGATTGTTACGAGAAAAAAGGCTTAACAGAGGAGGCCCAAGAGGTTTATGAAAAAGCCCTAAAAGTTCAGCCCAATTTTGCTCCTGCTCGAGAGGCACTTGACCGATTGAATTCCGAGTCTTGA
- the LOC117279073 gene encoding receptor-like protein EIX2, which translates to MSNLAYLHLQNDGFIGVFPDAMFNLPVLKVMDISGNYLSGNIPDYFPRFPHLAILLLARNRFHGIIPVSLCKVQKLQILDMSANLLSGVLPSCLGNITTWIKESGVILHSFMWLSPSYTNYRVKVPLTTKGNALSYEGIPLSQMTTLDLSMNRLTGRIPFENKFVTFAASSYRGNKELCGLPLEKDCVVPRPPQQHEEEEEEEKERIGESDFFFFSCIAVAYVVGFWSVIAPLLLSRNWRRSYYAKVDTCIELCKEKLHLF; encoded by the exons ATGTCAAATCTTGCATACTTGCATCTCCAAAATGATGGATTTATTGGAGTCTTCCCTGATGCTATGTTTAACCTTCCTGTTCTGAAGGTCATGGACATTAGTGGGAATTATTTGTCAGGAAATATTCCAGATTATTTTCCTCGATTTCCACATCTGGCCATACTTCTCTTGGCAAGAAACCGATTTCATGGGATAATTCCAGTGTCTTTGTGCAAGGTGCAAAAGCTTCAAATTTTGGACATGTCTGCAAATTTACTCTCGGGGGTTTTACCTTCTTGTCTTGGTAACATAACCACGTGGATAAAGGAATCTGGAGTTATACTCCATTCCTTTATGTGGTTATCACCCTCATATACTAACTACAGGGTCAAAGTTCCTCTAACAACCAAGGGCAATGCACTCTCTTATGAAGGCATTCCTCTTTCTCAAATGACTACACTTGATTTATCTATGAACCGTTTAACTG GAAGAATCCCGTTCGAAAACAAATTTGTCACTTTTGCAGCATCTAGTTATAGAGGTAACAAGGAACTCTGTGGACTTCCATTGGAAAAAGATTGTGTGGTCCCAAGGCCGCCTCAGCAgcatgaagaagaagaagaagaggagaaggAAAGAATTGGTGAAAGtgacttctttttcttctcaTGCATTGCTGTTGCTTATGTTGTGGGATTTTGGAGTGTCATTGCTCCTCTTCTTCTTAGTAGGAACTGGCGCAGATCATATTATGCTAAGGTTGATACTTGTATTGAACTGTGCAAGGAGAAGCTTCATCTTTTCTAA